GTTCGCGTGCATCTGACCCCTGCCTGTGAAAGTACGGCCAGGGTGGGCAGGCTGCTCGCTGTGGTAGTTCTCGTGGAACAGAGCTTCCATCGCTTCGGGATCGTGGGCGTTCATCGCCAGCAAGAGCCGGTCTATGACTTCACTCAACCTTGGTTTCCTTCCGCTCAGTGTTTGCCACCTTCAACCGCGCTTCTGGACGCGCGTGATGAGATGCCCAGTCTGGCGCCAATTTACGCGCAATCAGCCCTCCACTCCAGACCCTGTATCTGGGGCAGGGTGTGGATTTCATCCGGGTCTGGTTCACGCTCTGAACTAAAACCCGTGCGTGTACAGCACGTACAGCAGGTAGAGCCGTGAACCTGCGGCCAGTCAGGGATGTAGCCTAAGACCCTAAGTCCATCCCTGAACCAATAGAGGTAGCACTGAATGGCCAAGGCCGACGCCGCGCCGGACGTTGCCCCGACGCCGCGCCACCAACACTTGATCGTCACTGTCTATGGCTTGTATGCCCGGCATCAGGACGGAACGTTTGCGATCGCGGACCTCGTACAACTCCTGGGAGACCTGGGAGTTGAATCAGCCGGAGTACGTTCGTCCGTGTCGCGGTTGAAGAAACGCGGAGTCCTGGTCAGTGTCAAACGCGGGAATTCTGCGGCATACAAGCTATCGCCGGAACTCGAGGACGTTTTCAATGCCGGTGACGAACGGATTTTCGCTCCCCGTCGTGCGGACAAAGACGACGCATGGCTCCTCGCCTCTTTCTCGGTCCCCGAGACACAGCGGCACTTGCGACACAAGCTCCGGAGCATCCTGACCCGTATTGGCTGTGGGCAGGTGTCTCCGGGGTTGTGGATCGCACCCGGAAATCTTGCGTCCGACGTCGAACACCAGCTGCGGCGGGCCGCGCTCATGGACTACGTGGAGCTCTTCAAGGCAACCCATCTGACCGGCGGCCACCTGGAGGAGAAGGTGGGCCAATGGTGGGATCTGCCCTCGTTGGAAACCCTGTACACGGACTTCATTGCACGGCATCAGCCCGTACTCGATCGCTGGGAGAACCACGAGGAGGAGGCTGGGGCGTCCAAACTGCTGAAGCAGGCCTTTGTGGATTACGTTCCCATAGTCACGCAATGGCGGAGGCTTCCCTATATGGACCCTGGGCTCCCGGAAGAATACCTGCCGGAAAATTGGCATGGACTGGCCGCACAGGAGCTCTTCACCAAACTGCACGAGCTATTGGGTCCGAGGGCCCAGGATTATGCGCTGTCCGTCGTCGGATCACCTGCGGAACCAGATGCGGTAGCAGTCGCATCCCCTTAAGAACTGTGTGAAAGTACGCAACGGCGGAAAAGGTTGGGGCAGCATTGCGCCCCAACCCTTTTCCAACGCACCACCCAGGATCAGTGTCCTTGGAAGGCCTCCGCCAGCCACCAGGAGCCACCATCCGAGGCGATCTTGGCATCGATCACCAAGGGCCGGTCCTGTCCGCCATCGCGGAACGCGGCAACCCATTCCCGTACTGGTTGAAGGTCCTCCAGCGTCCGGACGGTCACGCCGTCGGCTCCGTATCCCCGGGCGATCGCGGCAATATCCGTCTCCGGGAAGGACACGCTGCCCAATTCCTCTTGCGTGTGGTGCTCCGCGAAGTGATGGACTTCAGCGCCGTACGCGGCATCGTTGTAGACGATGCAGACCAGCGGCAACTTCAGCCGGACGGCGGTCTCCAGTTCGCTGATGCCCATCAGGAACCCACCATCTCCGGCCCCCAGGACCGGCAACCGCTGCGGTTGCGCTATGGCAGCGCCGATCGCCGTGGAGAGGCCAAGGCCAATCGCCTGGAATGCCTGGGTAAAACAGAACCCGAATTCGTCCGGCACCGCCAAATACTGGCTCGGGTAGCCCATGAAGTTGCCCGAATCCACTGCGACAATCCGGTCGGCGGGAAGGATGGTATCCAGGTCCCGGCTGATGACCCGTGGGTCGATCGACGTCGCAGTGCCAAGGTCCGGAGTCTCCACGTCCCGCCACCGTGCACTCTGTTTGATGGCCAGGGCGTTCTGCTCGGTGCGGTACTTTTCCGCCGCAGCAGGCTGGATCGTCCTGAGGACGTCCAGGGCGTCCTCGGCCGTGAGGGCGGAATCACCCAGCACGCCCAGTGTGATCTGCCTGTTGGCGCCCAACGAGGAATCTTCGACGTCGATCTGCACTACTTTTGTTCCCGCCGAGATCAGCCGGCCGTGACGCATGGTCCACATATTCAGGGTGCAACCCCACCCGATAATCAGGTCCGCTGAGGTAATAAGCTCCGCGGTCAGGGGAGAGGAGAACCCGCCGGAGATGCCCAAATTGTGGGAATCGCCGTTGAACAGCCCGTTCGCGACAGCCGAGGTCGCCACGAGTGCCCCCGCATGCCGGGCCAGGGCCAGGATGGAATCCCGGGCGCCCCTGCCGCCGCGGCCCGCTACAAACACGGGACGTTTCGCGTTCGAGATCAGCTCCACCAACTGGTTCACTGCGCCGGTATCCGGACGAAGCCGCGCCGGTACAGGCACGACGACGGTACTCACCGTGTCTGCCGCGGATCCGCTTTGGACATCCAAGGGCAAGCTCAGGACCACGGTCCTGCGCTCGTTCACCGCTGTTCGGAAGGCCCGGACCGTATCCGCTACAGCCGTTTCGGGGGAGTGGATCCGTTCCGCCACGGCCCCGACACTGCGCGCCAGTGCATCCTGATCGATCTTGAAGTTGGACCGGATGGCCGCCGCCTGCGTATCGGCAGTCAGCACAATCATCGGTGTGCGGCTCTTGGCAGCTTCTCCGACGCCGGTGATCGCGTTGGTCAGGCCACATCCTTGGTGCGTGGTTACCACACCCACCTTGCCCGACATCCTGGAGTAGGCATCGGCCATGGTGGCAGCGCCGCCCTCATGGCGGGCCGCGGTGTACGGAATTCCGGCGTTCATCAGCGTGCTCGTGATGTCGAAGTTGCCGCTACCCACCACCCCGAAGACGTGACCGACTCCCAGTTTTGCCAGAGTCTGGCCCACCAGCGTGGAGACCCTTACCTGCTCGCTCATGCGACCGGCTCCGATGCTGTGCTTGCAGGGCTCTCAACCAGCGCATAAACGCGGCTGGGGCTTCCCGTGCCGCCGACGATGGGCAGGGGTGCAACCACCAGCGTCGCGCCGGTGACTGGGAGGCGGTCAACGTTCCGCAGCGACGTCACACCGTATTTGTCCGCGCCGAGCAGGAACGAATGGACGGGGAACATCGGGTCCAGCGTGGCTGCCTGGCCGGCGTCGATGCCGACCGTTTCCACGCCGAAGCCGCTGATGGATGCATTTCCGGCGAGCCATTTGGCACCAGCCGCGGAGACCCCCGGAGTGTGGGGACCGGCGTCGTCAGCGTTCATGAAGTCCGCAGCGTTACCGCCGCGGGTGGACCAGCCGGTGCGGAAGATGACCCAGCAGTTTTCCGGGAAGGGGCCATGCTCCTGCTGCCACTGCTCGAAGTGTTCGGGCTCCAGCAGGAAGTCGGGGTCCTGGGCGGCTTCGGCGCTCTTGTCAATCACCACCGCCGGCCCCACCAGGCGGTGCGGCTCTATCTGGTCCACGGACTTCCCGTCCTTGCCCGTGATCCAGTGGACGGGAGCGTCCAGGTGCGTCCCGGCGTGTTCGCCCACCGTGACGTCGTTCCACGCCCAGGCCGGTCCGGCGTCGTCGAAATTGCTGACGGGAGTCAGCGAAAGCCCAACCGTATTGGCCAGGGGTTGGGGAAGATTCAGAATCGGGGTATCACCGCTGAGCGGGGTGGTGAGGTCGACGACGTCGATGGCGCCGGATGACAAGGCTGCGGTGAGCTCATTTAGAACAGACATTGTTCTCCTGTCGGGTTGATGTGTGGTTCATTTCAGTTTCTGGGCAACTAAATGCCCCGATCCGCCGGATAGCCCGGGGCCGGGGTGGGTGGAAGCGCCGATGTGCCACAAGCCCTTGACGGGGGTTTTGTGGTTGGCGGCCTGAGGGAAGGGCCGCCAGAGGAGGTTTTGGAAAAGCTCCGCGGATCCGCCGTACGGATCACCGTTGACGGCATTGGGGTTTTCCGCGGCCAGATCGGTTGGTGCCAGGATGTCCCAGGCAAGGACGGAAGCCCGGGTGCCCGGTGCGAATTGCTCGAGCCTGGTCAGGACGCGCTCCATGTACTGTTCCTTGAGGTCCTGTGTCCACCCGCCGTCCACGGCGAGCGCCCCTGCGGCATCCGCCACAGGCGAAAAGGGCACTTCCTGTAACTGCAGCCATAGTGTCGCTTTGCCTGCTGGGGCTCTGGAAGAATCCAGGACGCACTGTTGACCGACGACGACGGTAGGTTCCGTAGGCAAGAGTCCCGCCTCGGCTTGGGCGCAAGCAATTGCAGTGCTGTCCGAACCGTTGCTCACGTGAACCAGGGGCACGGAATCCAATCGGGGATCGAGCCATTGGACCGGTTTGTCCAGGGCCAGGTGGATCTGCATGGCCCCGCGGCCGTTCTGGTAACGCGCGGCTGCCTCGGCCAACCCGGCTGGTGGCTGGCGCAACAGCTTGGAATACAGGGCCTGGGGTGACACGTTTGCCAGGACGGTCCGTGCGCTGAGCAGCCCGTTGGAGGTTTTCACTCCCGTTGCACCTTTGGAATCGACCAGGATTTCCTCGGCTTCTGTGTCCAGCATGATCCGGACGCCTTTATCCCTCAGGAGGGTCTCAAAAGCAGCGACGAAGTTCCCCGCTCCGCCTTTCACTACCGGGAGGCCAAAGCTGTGCATGCTCAAAGCCATGACCGGAAGCATGACGCCGCCGGTCGCTTGGTCCGGGCCGAGGCCGGCGTGAAGGAGCCAAGGGGACCACAGCTGGTCGGTTTGCCATCCGTTGAAGCGGCTGCGGAGGTAGTTGCGGCCGCTCATGACTGAATCGCGGACGAAAGCCTCCGTACCCTTGACCTTTCCTCGCCTCAAAGCGCCGGCGGCGATCGCCAGCACCTCCCTGAAAGAGCGCAGTTCAGCACCGAACGCACCGAAGATGGTCCCTGCATTGCGGCCGAGGTCCTCCAGCATCGCCAGGTAGGCGCCTTCGTCTCCGCTCTCCTGCAAAGCCGAGGCAGTGAGTGCCGGGTCGCGATGGGCCACGACCACCCTGTGTTGCCCTGTCTTTGGGTCGGCTGCCACGCTGGCCGTCACCGCGCCGTCGGAATTGCAGTATTCCAATCCCCTCGCATGCAGTTCACTTCCCAAGGCCTGGTATGCGCCTCCGGAAACGAACAGGGGGTGCCAGGAAGAGAAGGAATCGTGGATGAACCCGGGCAGCGTGCGTTCCCCTGAATGGATGAAGCCGCCCAGCCTGCCGGCCCGTTCAATGAGGCAGACGCGCTTCCCGGCCATGGCAAGCTCCGCGGCGGCTACCAGGGAGTTGATTCCCGAACCAATGATGGCAATATCAGTGGAGTCCGTCATGGAGGGCACCGTCATCTCAGAAGTCCGGGTGGTTGGTTGCGGCGTGGTATTTGCCGCTGTGGAACAGGAGGGGTTCCCCTCCAGCATTCTCGTACCTCTCCACCTCGCCTACGTAGATGACGTGGTCGCCGGCATCGTGTCGTGAGACGGTCCGGCACTGGAACGTGGCAACGGCGCCGTCCAGCAACGGAATTCCGGCGATTCCCTCGGTGGTTTCCGCGCCGGCGAATTTGTCTGTTGCCGGCGTTGCGAACTGGCGCGAGAGGACGTGCTGGTCACTGGCAAGGATGTTGATGGCGAAGTGCGTAGCGTCCTCGAAGTCCACAAGGCTCGGAGCCCGCTTGCTGGGGCACCACAACACCAGCGGAGGTTCCATGGAAACGGACGTGAAGGAGTTGGCGGTCATGCCCACCTTCCGCCCGTCGACTCCAAGGGTGGTGACCACCGTGACGCCCGTGGCGAATTGTCCCAGGGCGCCCCGGAAGTCCCTCAGGTCAAAAGCTGACGAATCTTCGTCCTTGCGTGCCTGCACGAACTCGGCGGCAGCTGCGGGATCGAACCACCATGGGTAGAACGTGCGGGGATCATCGAATCCGCCAGCGATGCTTGCGGCCAGTGCCGGGTGATCAGCTGCTTCGGCCAGGACGGCCTGTTGGTGTTCCCGCCGGGGTTTGAGCATGTCATTTGTCCACGCCACGGCCCACTGACCCCAGCCCCGCCAGAACTCGTCAAAGGTGCGTTCCATCCACTGCTTGTCGAAGGGCTGCTGCCCTCGCCGCACGATGGAATCCAGGTAATACTTGGCGGCCAGCGTCGCGTTGTTGGATCCCTGCCCGGTGAGGGGATCGTTGAGCAGGACGGCGTCGCCCAGGCCGAAGACAAGGTTGCCATTGCCCAGTTCGCCCACTGCCGAGCGAACGGTCGGGGTGATCCGGCCCAAGAGTGTTGCGCCCTCATCGGTGAGCGTTGCGTTGGCGAAGTTCTTCGCCTCGTGGGGGAAATGCTCTTCCAGGATTTCCAGTGATCGGCTCAGCTGTTCCTGTGGGCTTGTAACATCGGTCCACTTGTCCATAGGGCCGCCCACGACGCCTTCAAAGACCATCATCCGGCAGGGCCCGGACACGGTAAGTCCGGGAAAGGTGAAGAATTCCCCGACGCCGGGGACTACGGACATGCGAATGCTGTCACTGGGCTGATCGGCCGGTTCGGTGGATGTATCGGTTGAGACCGAATCGAATGACACCGTATCGAGTGAGACATAATTCAGGGCGAGCACTCGTTGCGGCCGGTCGAACGGGGACTTGGACCTGTCCTTGGGGAAGATCTGGGCGATCTCGCCCTTTCCGGTGCTGACGATCACCAGCTCGTAGTCCCGTGCGAGCTCCTCCAGCATGCGCGGCGTGACTTTCTCTATACGGAAATCGCCGCCGCCAGCTACAAAGGCCTCGATCCAGGCCGCACTCTTGATCCGCTGATCCACCGAGTGGGCGGTCCCCTCAAGGGGCGCCTCCCACTCGATGGCCCCGGCGCCCGATTCGCCTTCGACACGCAACCGGATGGCACTGATCCCAGGCACGGCTTCGCCGTCATAAAGCTTCGTAAGAGCTGAACTCAGCTGCGCTTCAGCGGCCAGGGCTGTGGGGAACATGCATTGGCTGGACATGACCTTGCCGGTACGGATTTGAGCAGCCGAACGGTCCGAGAACAGGGTGACTTCATACCCCTCCCGCTGCAGGCCCAAGGCCAGTTGGGCGCCGGATTCGCCGGCTCCGATGATTGCGATCTTTCGCATGTCTGGTTTTCCTTCGAGGAACGTTGTTGCCAGGAGTAGTGGAGCGACTGTCAGGTCGCGGGTACGGCGGAGCCCACGCTTGCAAGGTATGCAGCGGCCTTATCCGGATCCATGAACCATTCCTGGAAGTCCGGCGGGTTGTTGAATCCGTTGGCGAACCGGTGCGCGATCTCGGCCGACTGACCGGCCGCTCCCAGAAGCGAAAGGACATGCGGGGGCGGCGGAGCCAGCAGCGCGTTCGTCCACTGTGCTACGTGCTGCGCATAGCTCCAATACGTTTCGAAAGTGGCCTGCATGAACGCTGCGTCGAAGGCACCTTCGCCGTGCGCCGCGATGCTCTGCAAGTAGGACGCCGCGCATTTGCTGGCGTTGTTGGAGCCCTGGCCAGTGATGGGGTCGTTCAGCACCACGACGTCGGCGAGTCCCAGGACCTTCTTGCCGCTGGGAAGCGTGGCGATGGGATGGCGGACAGTGGGCGCGAACCGGCCCTGCAGGAACCCGTTGGGATCGGTCAGCTCGACGTCGGACGCCCGGCTGGCTTCCCACGGCAAGTACTGCTTCAGGATGTTTTTGGACGTCTCCAGGTGTTCCCCGGGAGTCAGGCCCTTCCAGCAATCCATGGGTCCGCCCGGGATGCCCTCGAAAACCATGATTTCGCACGGACCGGTGGTGGTGAGCGCCGGGAAGGCAAAATACTCGCCCACGCCTGGAATCAAATTGAAGGAAACGGCCGAGTGTTTTGCCCTGGGCTCCATTCCCGTGACATACGTCAACGCCAAAGCGCGTTGCGGTGCGTCATAGGCGCTGCGCTGGGCATCGCGGGTGAAGAGCTGGGCAATTTCTCCCTTGCCGGCGGCCACAATCACCAGATCGGAGTTCAGGGAGTATCGTTCCAGTTCCTCCACACCGGCGTCCTCGAACACGAGCTCGCCGCCCTGCGCCACGAACTCTTCCATAAACCTCGGGAATTTGACCCGTTGGTCAATGGACTTGGCCGGGTTATCCAGGCGGGATGCCCAGCTGATGGCCTTCTCACCAGCAACCTCAGGATGGGGGATCGTAAACGATATTCCGTCCACGGTGGGAGCGTCAGGCCAGAAGTCCAGGCCGAGCGCCCTCTCGTGCTCAAGGGCATCGTGGAAGATGCACTGGCTCGAGGAGACTTTTCCATCATGGATTTCTTCGGCCGTGCGGTTGGAGATCGTGGTGACCGCAAAACCGGCCTTAAGCAAACCGATGGCAAGTTGCAGGCCCGATTGCCCTGCTCCGACGATGGTGATGTGGCGCTGTGTCATAGTGTTGACCTTGTCTTTCTGCTGTCTCTGCATCCGTAAATGATGGGGGAAGATATTTGGCCTGGCCTCGGCGTTGGCTCGGGATGGGTTTGTTCCCAGCCGGGGAGGCCAATGTGTACGAGCTTGATGTCATTCATGTGTCGTCACCTCTTTTCGGCGGCGAGTAGTGGGATGGCTTCTTCGGCGCGCTCGGGTCCCAAAGCGGAGTAGCCGCCGTCGACGGCCCAATCAGCGCCTGTCACGAAGCTGGCGGCATCGCTGGCGAGGAAGGCGACGACTGCTCCGATCTCCTCTGGCCGTCCCACCCGCTTGAGCGCGTGGAACGGGGCTGCCACTGAATCTGTTTTGTCAATGTCGCCGCCGGACAGGGTGTCCATGATGTTGCTCCAGACCCATCCGGGGCTGACAGAATTGACACGGATGCCGTCGTCGGCGAGATCTACTGCCATGCTCCGGGTCAACTGGACCAGGGCAGCCTTGCCCGCGGGGTAGAGCCAGCGGCCTGTCTGGGCAACGGAACTCGAAATCGAGGTGAAGTTGATGATGGCTCCGTGCTGGGACGCCTTGAGGTACGGGCGCGCCGCGTTGCTTGCCATCACGGCGCTCACCACATTGACGTTCAGTGCCTGCAGCCAATCGTTCCTGTCCGAAGCCGCGCCATCGTCCTTGTAGGTGCAGGCCAGGTTGACGAGGATGTCGATGCCTCCGTGGGATGCTGCCGTATCGTCCATGAGCCGCGCCACCGCTGCGTCATCTGTGATGTCAGTGAGGGAAAAGCTGATGTCACTTCCCAGCGTGTGGAGCTGGGCGCCGCCGTCGGCGTCGATGTCGGCGACCACAACGGTGGCACCGGCATCGCGCAGCGCCTTCGCGACGCCTTGGCCGATCTTGGTGACGCCGCCTGTGACGATTGCGGTCCTGCCCGAGAGTGCTGACATGGCCAAACCTTTCGTAGTGAATCCATGGGATGGGAAGTCTTATGTACGCATAACGCTCGTCGTTGCCGACGGTGGGCCTCTACTTGACGCTGGGCCTGGGCGCGGGCTTCGGATGAGTCCGTTCCCACTCGATTCGGCGGTCATGCACCAGCTTGACGTTCTTCATCTCTGCTCACCCCTTCCGTCGGTTTCGTTGCTGCGTTTCTATGACGTGCGTCATACTTGTTCTAAGAGCGACTCTATTCACAGGCGAAAAACGGGTCTATCCGCTTGGCGCAGGGCTCATCCGAAAAACGAAAACCGGGGAAGGAACGCGCAATGGTGAGAATCCTTCCCCGTGATGTCCTACGAGGTCTCCCAACAGTGAGCACGACCGACGTGGATGATGCGCACCAGAAAATCGCCGATTTGTTCTGCGGTCACGATCTCGTTCCGCAGACCCGGGGGACGTCCGTGGACATGAAGCTGCGCTCGTTGCATCGCGGTGACGTTGGCATCGAATTCCTGGATTATGGCGCCAACGTCCGGATCAGTCCGGAAGGCCTGGAGAACTTCCATCTCATCCAGATCCCCCTCGCGGGCCACGCACACATGGAAGTGGGCTCATCCTCGGTGGAGTCCAGCCCCAAAACCGCCACAGTTCCGCCAATCGATCGCCCATTCACCATGACGTGGGATCGCGGAACCCCGCATTTGATTGTTTACGTGAGCCGCCTCGCCCTTGCTTCCGTGGCGGCGCAACTCTATGGCGAGGATCCGCACGGTCGTGATCCCGGCAGCGGCGATCCGGAGAAGAGCGTGAAACTCGGCTACGCGATGGACCTCACCGGCTCTGCCGGCCGGGCATTCCTGAGGTCTGTCGTCGAACTCCACGACGACATGATCAGCCAACGGCAAAGAACAGCCCCAGGCTTCGTCCAGAAGCTTCTCGCGGACACGATGGTTTCCCGGCTGCTCCTGGCAATGAATCCCGTGACGGAGGCTGACCACTCCAGTCCGGCTTCCGAAAGCCGGTTGATACGACAATTCCGGGAACTGCTGGAACGGCATGCCTCTGAGGAGTTGGGGGTTCCGGACATCGCAGAGAATCTGGGCGTGTCCGTACGAACCCTGCAACTGGCGCTTCGCTCCGAAGTGGGGGCAACGCCGTCGGAGTTGTTGAGGAGAGTGCGTCTGGACCGGGCCCGGGAACTGCTTCTTGCTGCTGCCCCCGGACAGGAAACTATTGTTTCGATCGCGGAGCGCTGCGGTTTCTCCCATCAAGGGCGCTTCTCGGCCCTCTACCTTGACACGTTCGGCGAACTCCCATCGGAGAGCCTTCGCCGCTAGCCTCGCTCGGGTGTCAGCGTGAGATGGTCCTCAATGACTCACTTGACCAACCCACTGCGGAGGTTTAGAGGCCTGCTGTTTAGGGACGCCCCGCAATCTTTGCAGCGTAGCGGACGGCGATTCCTTGTACTTTTCGCTGTAGTATGCGGCAAACCGCCCAAGGTGGGAGAAGCCGGCGTCGAAGGCGGCTTCGGCCACCGTGGCCGCGACTGGACCGGCCTGTCCCTCCAACATCCGGCGTGCACGCGCCAGCCTCATGTCTCTCAGTACGTGTGCGGGGCTCTGGCCGATGTGCGCCTGAAAGGCATTATGCAGCTGCCTTGTACTGATACCGACGGCGGAGGCCACATCATCAATCCGGATGTTTGCCCCCAGGTTCTGCTCCAGGTAATTGCAGGCTGACTCAACGTACGCCGGAGCCCCCTTATTGCCAGGCAAGGGGGCGAAAGCCGGCTCCAGGAAAGGAGCAAGCCCGGCGGACATTGTGGCAAGAAGGATATTCTCAAGCCACGTGACAGATTCTCCTGCGATGCCCTGGTCCAGCTGGCGGCAGGCTTCCAACCAGGTTTGCGACACCATGTTTGGATTGCTGAGCTGTAAGGGAACGTCGCTAGCAAGGGAAATGGGCTTGACCAGCACGCGATTCGACGTAGCCGCCAAATAGTTTTCCAGCACATCGGCGTCGACACCGCCAACCAGGGCTCCGCGCAGTGGATCCGGAACCATCTTGGTCTGATGGTGGGAGCTCAAAGCGAACGGAGTGTTCGCCACCCACTGGTTGCCGCAGGATTCCACGAGCATCGGACCCCTCGGTATGACAAGCAGCGCCCGGCGACCCGAGGGCGGACTGACAATCGTGACCCCGGTGCCATACGAGACAAAAACCAGGCTGATGGCGCCCGCCACCAGGCCGTTGACCGTCCCGTCGATTCCGCGTCCCTGATGCGGAACCAGCAGATGCTCATCCGACGTCAGGCTGTTGACGGAGTCCCGGACAACTGTTGGCGAGGTGCTGCGGGTTAGAGCATGTGCCTCAAGGGGTCTAGCCGCAGGCAACTGACATGAAACAGCGTCTAACGCCCCAGCTGAGTCCATGTAATGACCTTTCCCTGAAAGGGATCTTGATCCCGGTCGCGCCAGCTGCTCCTCGAACATCGTCAAAGGCATATAGCGTGTGCTTGACGATAGTCATTGCTTCTATACATTGGCAAGTGCCGGTTCGCGAACGCCCAGCTTCTCCAAGCGCGGAAGTACCTCCTGGACGAAGTACTCAAGCTCGCCCGCGTAGTCCACAAAGGCAAGTGTCATCCCGTCAAAACCCGCCTTGGCGAAGCGGGCAATTTCAGCGGCCACTTCATCGGGGGTGCCGACGAGCGGGCAGGAGCCATGGCCCGCGGCAAAACGGGATCGCATGGTCCCCAACATTTCCTTGGTGAAGGACTCCGCGTGCAGACCCTGGAGATTCATCAGGTAGTCCACCGCACCCCAATCGGCATTCTCTTCTGCGTAATACGCGAGATAGTCCGTTGCCTCCTGATGGCTCGGCCGGCACACCACGTGGCTAAGCGTCAGAACACCAACCTCACGCTGGTAATTCGCCATCGCCTGGCTTTTCACGGAGCGGACAATTTCCGCCCCGTCCTCGGGCCCGCCGACCACCGTGAAGACGAAATCCGAGTTCCTTCCAGCGAAGTTCCTGCCTTGCGCGGAGGAACCCGCATTGAGAATGGGAACCTTTCCGCCGGCGGGCTTCGGCGATGCCTCAACATGCTTAAGCGAGAAGAATTTCCCGTCGAAATCAAAGATTCCTTCCTCTTGCCATGCTCGGCGCACCACCTCCCACCACTCCTGGGCGAAACCGTAGCGATCGTCATGGGCCTCCGCCATGTCCACGCCCATGGTTTCGTACTCGGGTTGATTCCAGCCGGCCACGATATTCAGTCCAGCACGGCCGCCACCGATCGCATCAAGGGTGGCGATCTGCTTCGCCGTCACCAGTGGATGGTTGAACGCTGTGTGAACCGTTGAGAAGACAGAAATCCTTTCGGTGGCGGCCAGGAGCGCGGCGGCCCATGGAATGGGCTCGAGTACCGAACCATGAAAGTTCGTATCGCCCTTGTAACCGATCCATCTCGCGATGGGCAGCAGGAAATCAATTCCTGCCTGGTCGGCGATGCGGGCCATCCGAAGGTTTTCCTCCCACGTTGCTCCCCATCTTTCGGGAATCTTCGTAACGGCCAATCCTCCCGAGCAATTTGCCGAGAATAGTCCGAGCTTGAAGTGGTCTTTTCTGTCCATGGGATGCATGATTCCTCTTTCTGGTCCTGTCAAAGTGTTGGTGATGTCACGAGCCGTCAGGCGCTTTTCTACGGTTTCCGCAAGTGCTGAAAGAGCAGGGGATCGAACGACTCCGGTTGCGTTATGTGGTCCACTTGGCCGACCAGGATCATGTGGTCGCCGCCCTCATAGCGGGCCCATAGCCGGCAGTCGAGTCGCAGCCCTACGTCCGGCAACGCAGGCGCGCCGGTATATCCCACAAGGGGAATGAGACCTTCAAACTTGTCCTTGCCGCGCTGGGCGAAGCGGGGGACGTAGTGCCCAAGATCCTTCCCCAAAACGTGGATGGAGAAGTTATCTGTCGCCATCCAGGTCTCAATGCTGGACGATGCTTTGTCCACGCACCATGAGACAAGGGCCGGGTCCAGGGAGACGGACGCGAAGCTGTTCATGACCATGCCGGCCCGTCGACCACCCGCCGCCGTTGTCACGACGCTGACTCCGGAGGGCCAATGCCGCATGACGGACCTCAGGTCCGGAGGGACCTCACAGGCTTCCAGGTCTTTTGCTACAAGCGGTTGCTGTTGGATGCTTTCAGTCAACATCGTGTGCCACCTCCAGTCAGTGTTGCGAACGTTCCACAATTCTGCGGATCGCAGGCTGACTGGACTATCCGTTCTTCGCTGACTTATGGCCGTTTTGCGACAACCAGCGCCGCGCCCCAATCCCGCGAGGGAAAGTACGAGGCGGCGTTCCTGTCACTGGAACGCGCCCAGCTGGATGTT
This genomic stretch from Micrococcaceae bacterium Sec5.1 harbors:
- a CDS encoding flavin reductase; amino-acid sequence: MRKIAIIGAGESGAQLALGLQREGYEVTLFSDRSAAQIRTGKVMSSQCMFPTALAAEAQLSSALTKLYDGEAVPGISAIRLRVEGESGAGAIEWEAPLEGTAHSVDQRIKSAAWIEAFVAGGGDFRIEKVTPRMLEELARDYELVIVSTGKGEIAQIFPKDRSKSPFDRPQRVLALNYVSLDTVSFDSVSTDTSTEPADQPSDSIRMSVVPGVGEFFTFPGLTVSGPCRMMVFEGVVGGPMDKWTDVTSPQEQLSRSLEILEEHFPHEAKNFANATLTDEGATLLGRITPTVRSAVGELGNGNLVFGLGDAVLLNDPLTGQGSNNATLAAKYYLDSIVRRGQQPFDKQWMERTFDEFWRGWGQWAVAWTNDMLKPRREHQQAVLAEAADHPALAASIAGGFDDPRTFYPWWFDPAAAAEFVQARKDEDSSAFDLRDFRGALGQFATGVTVVTTLGVDGRKVGMTANSFTSVSMEPPLVLWCPSKRAPSLVDFEDATHFAINILASDQHVLSRQFATPATDKFAGAETTEGIAGIPLLDGAVATFQCRTVSRHDAGDHVIYVGEVERYENAGGEPLLFHSGKYHAATNHPDF
- a CDS encoding styrene monooxygenase/indole monooxygenase family protein, translated to MTQRHITIVGAGQSGLQLAIGLLKAGFAVTTISNRTAEEIHDGKVSSSQCIFHDALEHERALGLDFWPDAPTVDGISFTIPHPEVAGEKAISWASRLDNPAKSIDQRVKFPRFMEEFVAQGGELVFEDAGVEELERYSLNSDLVIVAAGKGEIAQLFTRDAQRSAYDAPQRALALTYVTGMEPRAKHSAVSFNLIPGVGEYFAFPALTTTGPCEIMVFEGIPGGPMDCWKGLTPGEHLETSKNILKQYLPWEASRASDVELTDPNGFLQGRFAPTVRHPIATLPSGKKVLGLADVVVLNDPITGQGSNNASKCAASYLQSIAAHGEGAFDAAFMQATFETYWSYAQHVAQWTNALLAPPPPHVLSLLGAAGQSAEIAHRFANGFNNPPDFQEWFMDPDKAAAYLASVGSAVPAT
- a CDS encoding SDR family oxidoreductase, with the translated sequence MSALSGRTAIVTGGVTKIGQGVAKALRDAGATVVVADIDADGGAQLHTLGSDISFSLTDITDDAAVARLMDDTAASHGGIDILVNLACTYKDDGAASDRNDWLQALNVNVVSAVMASNAARPYLKASQHGAIINFTSISSSVAQTGRWLYPAGKAALVQLTRSMAVDLADDGIRVNSVSPGWVWSNIMDTLSGGDIDKTDSVAAPFHALKRVGRPEEIGAVVAFLASDAASFVTGADWAVDGGYSALGPERAEEAIPLLAAEKR
- a CDS encoding AraC family transcriptional regulator, whose product is MSTTDVDDAHQKIADLFCGHDLVPQTRGTSVDMKLRSLHRGDVGIEFLDYGANVRISPEGLENFHLIQIPLAGHAHMEVGSSSVESSPKTATVPPIDRPFTMTWDRGTPHLIVYVSRLALASVAAQLYGEDPHGRDPGSGDPEKSVKLGYAMDLTGSAGRAFLRSVVELHDDMISQRQRTAPGFVQKLLADTMVSRLLLAMNPVTEADHSSPASESRLIRQFRELLERHASEELGVPDIAENLGVSVRTLQLALRSEVGATPSELLRRVRLDRARELLLAAAPGQETIVSIAERCGFSHQGRFSALYLDTFGELPSESLRR
- a CDS encoding helix-turn-helix transcriptional regulator gives rise to the protein MDSAGALDAVSCQLPAARPLEAHALTRSTSPTVVRDSVNSLTSDEHLLVPHQGRGIDGTVNGLVAGAISLVFVSYGTGVTIVSPPSGRRALLVIPRGPMLVESCGNQWVANTPFALSSHHQTKMVPDPLRGALVGGVDADVLENYLAATSNRVLVKPISLASDVPLQLSNPNMVSQTWLEACRQLDQGIAGESVTWLENILLATMSAGLAPFLEPAFAPLPGNKGAPAYVESACNYLEQNLGANIRIDDVASAVGISTRQLHNAFQAHIGQSPAHVLRDMRLARARRMLEGQAGPVAATVAEAAFDAGFSHLGRFAAYYSEKYKESPSATLQRLRGVPKQQASKPPQWVGQVSH